Proteins encoded within one genomic window of Bos indicus x Bos taurus breed Angus x Brahman F1 hybrid chromosome 18, Bos_hybrid_MaternalHap_v2.0, whole genome shotgun sequence:
- the LOC113875730 gene encoding secretoglobin family 2B member 2-like, whose protein sequence is MMKGALLVLTLLVTRELTFKTTDACPVFYGGVAALLLGSKTVLNSTLDLVDSTDEEKAAFGKVQDCFNEAGFDAKLKVVEIMGSIVFDKDCTGYQVSTVLSSVFGIVLSAVSLVK, encoded by the exons ATGATGAAGGGAGCACTGCTTGTGCTGACCCTGCTGGTGACCAGAGAGCTGACCTTCAAGACGACTGACG CCTGCCCTGTGTTTTATGGCGGGGTTGCTGCGCTGTTACTTGGAAGCAAAACAGTGTTGAATTCAACGCTCGATTTGGTTGATTCTACTGATGAGGAAAAGGCTGCCTTTGGAAAAGTCCAGGATTGCTTCAATGAGGCGGGATTTGATGCCAAGCTGAAAGTTGTAGAAATCATG GGTTCCATCGTCTTTGACAAGGATTGCACCGGCTATCAAGTGTCCACGGTTCTGAGCAGTGTTTTTGGAATAGTTCTCAGTGCAGTCTCTTTGGTGAAATAG